A window of Macrotis lagotis isolate mMagLag1 chromosome X, bilby.v1.9.chrom.fasta, whole genome shotgun sequence contains these coding sequences:
- the SMCR8 gene encoding guanine nucleotide exchange protein SMCR8: MISAPDVVAFTKEEEYEEEPYNEPVLPEEYSVPLFPFTHHGANPWSKLSGAKFSRDFILISEFSEQVGPQPLLTIPDDTKVFGTFDLNYFSLRIMSVDYQASFVGHPSGCAYPKLNFVEDSKVVLGDSKEGAFAYVHHLTLYDLEARGFVRPFCMAYISTDEHKIMQQFQELSAEFSKASECLKKGNRKAFANELEKKLKDLDYTRTVLHTETEIQKKASDKWFYSSQAIEKANELASVEKSIIEHQDLLKQIRSYPHRKLKAADCYPCEPECAQDQSADQASTTSNSEEPTERNLYRRRPSYTPKLIKAKSAKCFDKKLKTLEELCDTEFFTQTLAQLNHIEHMFRGDLCYLLTSQIDRTLLKQQGITNFLFEDVVILEDKIVEKQDNMPMQYSQDKLYSRTLEDCPIPKVLINAESFKSSVESVLIKMEQEVGDEFKESEVTESSIYDPQENLDYLDMDMKGSISSGESIEVLGTEKSTSVLSKSESQASLTVPLSPQMVRSKAVSRRTISEDSIEVLSTCPSEALIPDDFKASYPSAINEEPYVEEPYADDDEGAIHFSASVSQQDLGETESSSENTLVQTDSACCIGKENSSLLIPNSDHTQKHCDEDGVVSIPPQPYKERQQGFHVDFSVDDINSSYQESTTEGLSPYDLDPSCLSSSKDLSKISLNEYGDSTSYISTASTSSDRTPSPAHHIGLLSERHKKKAGQNALKFIRQYPFAHPAIYSLLSGRTLIVLGEDEAIVKKLVTALSIFVPNQGKYAKPVKHWVSSPLHIMDFQKWKLIGLQRVVSPAGINTLHSLNRYSRYTSILDLDNKTLRCPLYRGTLMPRLADHRTQIKRGSTYYMHVQSVLTQLCSKAFLYAFCHHLHLPINEKETEQSVVSRQMNFLKLHLGLVNEDVKVVQYLAELLKLQYIQEPVRPNHSMLRFDYVPSFLYKI, encoded by the exons ATGATCAGCGCCCCTGATGTGGTGGCCTTTACCAAAGAGGAAGAGTATGAGGAGGAGCCCTACAATGAGCCGGTCCTGCCCGAGGAGTACTCCGTGCCCCTGTTCCCCTTCACACACCACGGGGCAAACCCGTGGTCTAAGCTGTCGGGGGCCAAATTTTCTCGGGATTTCATTCTCATCTCCGAGTTCTCTGAGCAGGTGGGTCCCCAGCCCTTGCTGACCATCCCTGATGATACCAAAGTTTTTGGCACTTTTGATCTCAATTACTTTTCTCTCCGGATCATGTCTGTGGATTACCAAGCCTCCTTTGTGGGGCATCCATCCGGCTGTGCTTACCCCAAGTTGAACTTTGTGGAAGACTCCAAGGTTGTCCTGGGGGATTCAAAGGAAGGAGCCTTTGCTTATGTGCACCATCTCACCCTTTATGATCTGGAGGCCAGGGGTTTCGTGAGGCCATTTTGCATGGCCTACATTTCCACTGATGAACATAAAATCATGCAGCAGTTCCAAGAGCTCTCAGCTGAATTTTCCAAGGCTTCAGAGTGCTTGAAGAAAGGCAAcagaaaagcttttgcaaatgaacttgaaaagaaattgaaagatctGGATTACACTAGGACAGTGCTGCACACTGAAACAGAGATCCAGAAAAAGGCCAGTGACAAATGGTTTTACTCCTCTCAGGCCATTGAGAAGGCCAATGAATTGGCCAGTGTGGAAAAATCCATTATTGAACACCAAGACCTATTAAAGCAAATCAGATCTTATCCTCACCGAAAACTGAAGGCAGCCGATTGCTATCCATGTGAGCCAGAGTGTGCCCAGGATCAATCAGCTGATCAGGCATCCACTACCTCCAACTCTGAAGAACCCACTGAAAGAAATCTTTATAGGCGGAGACCTTCATATACCCCCAAGCTCATCAAGGCAAAGTCTGCTAAATGTTTCGACAAGAAACTGAAAACTTTGGAAGAACTTTGTGACACTGAGTTTTTCACCCAGACCCTGGCTCAGTTGAATCACATTGAACACATGTTTAGAGGAGATCTGTGCTACCTTTTGACCAGCCAGATTGACAGAACCCTTTTAAAACAGCAAGGTATAACTAACTTCCTTTTTGAAGATGTGGTCattttagaagataaaatagtagAGAAACAGGATAACATGCCTATGCAGTACAGTCAGGACAAGCTGTACTCCAGAACTTTGGAAGACTGTCCAATTCCTAAAGTGTTAATTAATGCAGAATCTTTTAAGTCCAGTGTGGAGTCAGTACTTATCAAGATGGAGCAGGAAGTTGGAGATGAATTCAAAGAGTCTGAGGTGACAGAATCTAGCATTTATGATCCTCAGGAGAACTTGGATTACCTTGACATGGATATGAAGGGAAGCATCAGTAGCGGAGAAAGTATTGAAGTTTTGGGCACTGAAAAGTCTACTTCTGTTTTATCTAAATCAGAGAGTCAGGCAAGCTTGACTGTCCCATTAAGCCCTCAGATGGTCCGGAGCAAAGCAGTCAGCCGGAGGACTATCAGTGAGGACAGCATTGAGGTTCTTAGCACTTGTCCCTCAGAGGCCTTGATCCCTGATGATTTTAAGGCAAGTTACCCAAGTGCCATTAATGAAGAACCTTATGTGGAAGAGCCTTATGCAGATGATGATGAAGGAGCTATTCACTTTAGTGCAAGTGTAAGCCAACAGGATCTTGGTGAGACAGAGAGCAGTTCAGAAAACACCTTAGTACAGACAGATTCTGCTTGTTGCATTGGAAAAGAGAATTCAAGTCTCCTCATACCAAATTCTGACCATACACAAAAACACTGTGATGAAGATGGAGTGGTCAGTATTCCCCCACAGCCTTATAAGGAGAGGCAACAGGGATTTCATGTGGACTTCTCGGTGGATGATATCAATTCTTCCTACCAAGAGAGTACAACCGAAGGCCTTTCTCCCTATGACCTGGACCCAAGCTGTCTGAGTAGCAGCAAGGATCTTAGTAAGATCAGCCTTAATGAATATGGAGATTCCACCAGCTACATTAGTACAGCATCGACTAGTTCGGATAGGACTCCTTCTCCTGCCCATCACATTGGCCTCCTCTCAGAGAGGCATAAAAAAAAGGCTGGGCAGAATGCCTTAAAATTCATTAGGCAGTACCCTTTTGCACACCCTGCAATTTATTCTCTGCTTAGTGGGAGGACTCTAATCGTGCTAGGGGAAGATGAAGCAATAGTGAAGAAGCTTGTAACAGCTCTCTCCATCTTTGTTCCCAACCAAGGCAAATATGCCAAGCCTGTGAAACACTGGGTCTCTTCCCCTTTGCACATAATGGATTTTCAGAAGTGGAAACTTATTGGCTTACAGAG AGTGGTTTCTCCAGCTGGTATCAACACCTTACATTCCCTGAACCGATATAGCCGGTACACTAGCATACTAGACTTGGACAACAAAACATTGCGGTGCCCTCTCTATCGAGGCACATTGATGCCCCGCCTGGCTGATCACCGAACCCAGATCAAACGGGGGAGTACCTACTACATGCATGTGCAGAGTGTGCTGACCCAACTATGCTCAAAGGCCTTTCTCTATGCTTTCTGTCATCACCTACACTTGCCCATCAATGAGAAGGAGACAGAGCAGTCTGTAGTAAGCAGACAGATGAACTTCTTAAAGCTGCACCTGGGCCTGGTGAATGAGGATGTCAAAGTGGTGCAATATTTGGCTGAGTTGCTCAAGCTGCAATACATCCAAGAGCCTGTCAGGCCTAATCACTCAATGCTCAGGTTTGACTATGTTCCCAGCTTTTTGTATAAAATCTAG